The sequence AAGGAAAACGTGTCCTGGAAGAGTGTCCGAAAGTGGCTCAAGTCCTCAACATGGATACTGATGTTAAACTCGGTTTCTGCAATTTCTACTGCTCTCTCAATCACATACTCATTCTGCAGCGGGGAGAGGGAGCACGTAGAATACACCACCTCTCCTCCTGGCTTGGTAGCGAGgatcccagccctgcaggcaaGTTAAACACACACACTGTCACGGGAAGAAGAGGACTGCGTGGCACACCAGCATTCCCACCCACCAAAACTGGGAAGCCAGCACGTAACTCAGGAGGTGAGAGACAAATCTTGAAGTCCACAGGCTCAGCAGTCTCACTGTGTCACTGCAGCTTGAGGACTGTTTTAGACCAGGGCAATATGGGTCAAATAGGCGCTCAGACTGATAAAGTACTTAACGTGGGAGAGACGTTACTGGAGAGCCGCTGGAAGGAGTACTCCTGCACTCACCTCCAAGGGAATGGGATACAAGTACGTACAGGGGAAGAGGCTCTTGCAGTTCAAGCACTGCCACGGGACTGTCTAATCTGTTTCCTTATTGCCCCAGCTCGCAGCCAGCCCATCCAGCCTTCCCAGTGAAATGGGGTGACAAAGCGCCATGTCCTCCCATGTGCTGGGAGATGTGGACACTCAGGAATCCTCCACTGCCAGGACCGGGGAGATCATCACACAAAAGGACAACACTATACCCATCCTGTTCCTGAGACTGTCCTCCCTACCTCCTGTGGCTACTGCTGGGGACAGTAAGGACATTTGATCTGACCGAGAACATTTGCACCTTCTACACTTATTACAATTTGATGTGTTCAACTATTGCCAGTCCAGAAAACTACACATGGTTTCCACATTTCCCAGTCAGGGACACATAAAGTAAGAAGAGGTTTCAGTGCTGGCCATGGAGAGCTGCTACCATAACACAAATGACACCAAAACACAGCATCGAGCTCACTCAcatcagcagctgcagctgcagcatggGCAACATCTGACGCTCCTTCGTTCGCCTCTTGTGGAAGATGTTGTTCTCCTCCTCCATGACAGAATGCCTGTCCGTCGTGCAGGGCACATCCACCaggacctgcagcagcagaggtcCTGCATCAGTCCTGGACCCACGTCAAGCTCAGCGAGTCTCCTCGTGCAACCTGCCCCTTGCACAACTCCTCCACCCTTGCCACACACCAAGCAGCTCTTGGTACCTTGCCTAGCTGATGCTAGGCGTGCACCCACACTGAACTGTAACTCGTCTGGCTGCTTTTTCGTTTCGGGAATTTGcaaacagacacagaaatggcagatAGCATCACGCTCTCACACATGTCCCCATTTAACGTTTCTACACCATGTGTCTTCCTGGTAGGCGTTACTGCAGCACGTACAGCTGCAACCACGAATGGCCAGAGCTCCTGCAGTGACCCCTCCTGGAGTAATAAACCCAGCTCCCATGCCTGGACACGGCTGAGAAATGACAATTATCTAATCTTCACATTTAACCCCTTCTAGGTGATGGATCAGCACAGGACTTTTAAGGGGTATCACACAGGTAAATGAAGGTACAACTCCAGATGCCCATATGCACCAGATCCTGCAGGAAGGGTAGAGCAGGAGGAAATACTACTCCGTATGTGGGTtactcttctctctttctccgCATTTAAGACTACACAATTATACCGTAGGGTAAGCTGCTCTCTTCCTCTGAAACAGGAGGAAAGTGAACTAGATGGGTTTATCTTCACCGGTTCCCAATCACCTACCTTATGGAAAGTGCTGCCTTGCAGCTGCCCCCAGTCCCTTCCGTCGCAGGACGTGACACTCACAGTCTCCCTAATTACTTTGGGAACATAGCTATGGAGAATCTGGTGCAGCCTCTTTGTCCGGGAAATGGAGACGTCGTTGGCTGCCAGATGCCCTGAGAGGACAAAACAGGCACACTGGGAATGTCACTCTTGCAAAAAACACACCTGACTCCCAACTCTTCTAACCAGAAATGATTAACGGTCAGACATTAATGGGCACAGCACACTCTTTCAGCCCTCTTTTACGCACGGGGACAAGGAACACCCACCTCCACTTACCACAAATCCCAGtctgcagcagagccagagTCTTGCCACCCGGAGCCGCACAAAGGTCGAGGACAAAGTCATCCGGCTGCACATTGAGCGCCAGGACAGGCAGGAGAGATGCTGCGTCCATGAGATAATAGTCGAGGAGCCCCAGAGCATCCGGCCTGGAAATCACCGGTTTGtgtaaaaaaaagcaaacgtgcaaggggaaaagaaatcagCAGTTGGAAGAGTGAGGATGGGGACGTACAGAAGCAGCAGGTGCTCACACACATGCAGCCCCCGAGGCTTGCAATGACAGCGGGCGGTCTGTCCCAGGGATGTCTCACCGTGCAGGGCGAAAGCGCGTGATGTCGCCCCTGGGGAAGGTGTAACACTTGATGTTGGAGCTGATGGAGGGTCGAAGCGGTGGTGACATCTCTGCCTGTGTCATCGTCTCTGCCTGCATCGCTGTCCTGCCCTCGCCAGACCTCTCCTGGGACctgctttcccccctccccgcttcCTCTGCAGCCGCACCCCGCTGCGATCGCGGTGCCTTTTTGGGGGCTTCGGAAACAAAATTGGTGGCattcagcagctccagctcttgGGTGACGTGGTGGACAGCAGAGAAGTTGTTGAGGAGGGCACCGTACTTCTGCTCGCAGAGCAGGCTGGCGCGGACGGAGGGCCACAGGTCCTTCAGCTGCAGGCTGTAGTTCACGTCGAAGTGGTGCAGGGCCAGCCGCGTGGGCGGGATGCGGGGGGCCGTGGCAgccttggggggaaaaaattgaTATCAGAGATGTTACATGACAAAATACCTCGACATCCCAGcgtcccctccccagcctcaaCGTTTTTCCAGCAGAATCCAGCGCCGGGTTCTGTGCTGCCAAAGTCCCCGGGGCCTTTCTGCAGCCCCAGAAAGCCACGGTGCCCCCGACACCCAAGGGGCTggtggtgccgggggggggTTCAGGAGCGGGAATGGCTGAATGGAGCCGGGGGCACGGGGCGGGCACGCAATCTGGGGAACGGCTGGGTCCAGAGTGGCGTAACGGGGTGCAGGGCAGGGACCGGCTCACGCTCACCCACTTCTCCTTGTAGCGGTAccggcgcggccccgctcccagccccgccggcggcccccCCGGGCCCCTCCGCCGCAGCagcgctgccgccgcccgcccgccggccccccccAGCGCCGCCATCatccccgctccgccgccgccgctgcgccTTCCGGGGCGGGACCGGcaccgcgccgccgcccgcccccggcccccccgcctCGTTTTCCTGCTCCGAAAACATCCTACCGGGAGGAAAAACGGGCAGAGCGTGAACTTGACCCCCCCCGCAGGGCAGCACCGGGGCAGCAGAAGGGGCTGGTGACCCACCCCGGAGGGGCTTCGTTTCCCCCGGTGACCGCTCGGGGTCTGGGCAGGCAGAaccagcccctgcccacccGCGGTCAGTCGGTCTGGGCAAGGACCCGAGGGTGACCGCGGCCGGGAGGCCTTCTGGCAGCAGTAGGTGACAAGGAGGGAGAGCTGACAGTCCTCTCTCAAGAAGGGGGACGGACAGACAGACTTCTCTCCTAGAAAAGGGTCACTCCCTTTAGTTTGAGTCAGAACTTACTGCACAAACAATATCGGTCTTGTGGGCTTGGAAAGAATCTTTGTGGCTCCCGCTGACAAATTCTGACCTATGGGATtgggctccagctgctgcacagaaagGACATTCCCACAAGTGAGGAAAAGtccgtcccccgtccccccccgccaaaCTGGGCTCTGACACCTACTAATTTCATCGTAACCCAGTGCAAGAACTAGTAAATAAACTGAGGGTATTTCCATGGGAACTCTGAATGTTTAATATGGAAAATTACAGAACATCAACACATTTTTTGCGTAGCTGCACATTTTCCATGAGAACAGCCGCAGCGACACACTGATGCTCAGTCGCTGCCAGGAAGCCGTTTCATTTATACTTGGCGTGGAGAATGAACAGGCGGGAAGCAGTACTATGAATCCAGAAACCGCCAGCACGCGCTGTGGAAGCAGATGGACAATCACGCCCGCCTTCACTTCAGGTTCTTAAAGAGTTTGTGAGCAACCTGAAAAGAAGGGACAAAGCAGTCAGTAGCTCATAGTTTAGGGCTGGAAATCAGCAGCATGTTACCAGCCACCTCTTGGTTTTCTGGGCCACTAATGCACATGGCCCCACAGCCCTCCACTCTTCTCATTGTCTTGCAACAAGTCACTCAAGAAAACTAGCAAGCTGAGAGTTCTTAGAAAGTTTCATCTCAGGTTAAGAAGGTTTAACTTTAAAAGGGCAAATACAACACTAAGAGAGCAGAGTGTCATTTGCAGGGCAGA comes from Haliaeetus albicilla chromosome 8, bHalAlb1.1, whole genome shotgun sequence and encodes:
- the NSUN4 gene encoding 5-methylcytosine rRNA methyltransferase NSUN4, whose amino-acid sequence is MAALGGAGGRAAAALLRRRGPGGPPAGLGAGPRRYRYKEKWAATAPRIPPTRLALHHFDVNYSLQLKDLWPSVRASLLCEQKYGALLNNFSAVHHVTQELELLNATNFVSEAPKKAPRSQRGAAAEEAGRGESRSQERSGEGRTAMQAETMTQAEMSPPLRPSISSNIKCYTFPRGDITRFRPARPDALGLLDYYLMDAASLLPVLALNVQPDDFVLDLCAAPGGKTLALLQTGICGHLAANDVSISRTKRLHQILHSYVPKVIRETVSVTSCDGRDWGQLQGSTFHKVLVDVPCTTDRHSVMEEENNIFHKRRTKERQMLPMLQLQLLMAGILATKPGGEVVYSTCSLSPLQNEYVIERAVEIAETEFNISIHVEDLSHFRTLFQDTFSFFLDCRLGELVLPHLTANFGPMYFCKLRRM